One Pseudomonas lalucatii genomic window carries:
- the cspD gene encoding cold shock domain-containing protein CspD: MLSGKVKWFNNAKGYGFILADGRDEDLFAHYSAIQMDGYKTLKAGQPVNFDIIQGPKGLHAVNIRAISANAEAPAAISQPQDTTIEV, encoded by the coding sequence ATGCTTAGCGGTAAGGTCAAGTGGTTCAACAACGCCAAAGGCTATGGGTTCATCCTCGCCGATGGCCGAGATGAGGACCTGTTCGCCCACTACTCGGCTATTCAGATGGACGGTTACAAGACACTCAAGGCCGGCCAACCGGTAAATTTCGACATTATCCAAGGCCCAAAAGGACTCCACGCCGTGAACATCCGCGCGATATCGGCTAACGCCGAAGCGCCTGCTGCCATCAGCCAGCCACAAGACACGACGATTGAAGTCTGA
- the icd gene encoding NADP-dependent isocitrate dehydrogenase, with amino-acid sequence MGYQKIQVPATGDKITVNADMSLKVPNNPIIPFIEGDGIGVDISPVMIKVVDAAVQKAYGGERKISWMEVYAGEKATQVYDQDTWLPKETLEAVRDYVVSIKGPLTTPVGGGIRSLNVALRQELDLYVCQRPVRWFEGVPSPVKKPGDVDMVIFRENSEDIYAGVEWKAGSPEAEKVIKFLTEEMGVKKIRFTENCGIGIKPVSLEGTKRLVRKALQYAVDNDRSSVTLVHKGNIMKFTEGAFKEWGYEVARDEFGAVLLDGGPWMQFKNPRTGKDIVVKDAIADAMLQQILLRPAEYDVIATLNLNGDYLSDALAAEVGGIGIAPGANLSDTIAMFEATHGTAPKYAGQDKVNPGSVILSAEMMLRHMGWTEAADLIIKGTNGAIAAKTVTYDFERLMEGAKLMSCSQFGDAMIAHM; translated from the coding sequence ATGGGATATCAAAAGATCCAGGTGCCAGCAACCGGTGACAAAATCACCGTCAATGCCGACATGTCCCTCAAAGTTCCGAACAACCCGATCATTCCCTTCATCGAGGGCGATGGCATCGGCGTCGATATCAGTCCGGTGATGATCAAGGTCGTCGATGCGGCCGTGCAGAAGGCCTACGGTGGCGAGCGCAAGATTTCCTGGATGGAGGTCTATGCCGGCGAGAAGGCCACCCAGGTCTACGACCAGGACACCTGGCTGCCGAAGGAGACCCTGGAAGCCGTGCGTGACTACGTCGTGTCGATCAAGGGGCCGCTGACCACGCCCGTCGGCGGCGGCATCCGCTCGCTGAACGTCGCGCTGCGCCAGGAGCTCGACCTGTACGTCTGTCAGCGCCCTGTGCGCTGGTTCGAAGGCGTGCCGAGCCCGGTGAAGAAGCCGGGCGATGTCGACATGGTGATCTTCCGTGAGAACTCCGAGGACATCTACGCCGGCGTCGAGTGGAAGGCCGGCTCGCCGGAAGCGGAGAAGGTCATCAAGTTCCTCACCGAGGAGATGGGCGTCAAGAAGATCCGCTTCACCGAGAACTGCGGCATCGGCATCAAGCCGGTTTCCCTGGAGGGCACCAAGCGCCTGGTGCGCAAGGCCCTGCAATATGCGGTCGACAACGATCGCAGCTCCGTGACCCTGGTCCACAAGGGCAACATCATGAAGTTCACCGAGGGTGCCTTCAAGGAGTGGGGCTACGAGGTCGCGCGCGACGAATTCGGCGCCGTACTGCTCGATGGCGGCCCCTGGATGCAGTTCAAGAACCCGCGGACGGGCAAGGATATCGTGGTCAAGGACGCCATCGCCGACGCCATGCTGCAGCAGATCCTGCTGCGTCCGGCCGAGTACGACGTGATCGCGACCCTCAACCTCAACGGCGACTACCTGTCCGACGCCCTGGCGGCGGAAGTCGGCGGCATCGGCATCGCCCCTGGCGCCAACCTCTCCGACACCATCGCCATGTTCGAGGCCACTCACGGCACCGCGCCTAAGTACGCCGGCCAGGACAAGGTCAACCCGGGCTCGGTGATCCTCTCGGCCGAGATGATGCTGCGCCACATGGGCTGGACCGAGGCGGCCGACCTGATCATCAAGGGGACCAACGGCGCCATCGCCGCGAAGACCGTGACCTACGACTTCGAGCGCTTGATGGAAGGAGCCAAGCTGATGTCCTGCTCGCAGTTCGGCGACGCCATGATCGCCCATATGTAA
- the clpS gene encoding ATP-dependent Clp protease adapter ClpS gives MHASSQIRLTFNQDRPAAHEDDSTGLAVQESKPALQAPPLYKVVLFNDDYTPMDFVVEVLEVFFSLNRELATKIMLTVHTEGRAVCGVFTRDIAETKAMQVNQYARESQHPLLCEIEKDG, from the coding sequence ATGCATGCAAGCAGCCAGATTCGACTAACATTCAATCAGGACCGCCCTGCAGCGCACGAGGACGACTCCACCGGCCTGGCCGTACAGGAATCCAAGCCGGCGCTGCAGGCACCACCGCTGTATAAGGTGGTCTTATTCAATGATGACTACACGCCCATGGATTTCGTGGTCGAGGTGCTCGAGGTGTTCTTCAGTCTGAACCGGGAGCTGGCGACCAAGATCATGCTGACCGTCCACACAGAGGGACGGGCCGTATGCGGGGTGTTTACCCGGGATATCGCCGAGACCAAGGCGATGCAGGTCAACCAGTACGCGAGAGAAAGCCAGCATCCATTACTCTGTGAGATCGAGAAGGACGGTTAA
- a CDS encoding NUDIX hydrolase, protein MDWNPHITVATIVEDRGRFLLVEELKGGRLVLNQPAGHLEADETLRQAAVRETLEETGWEVELTGVVGIYLYTAPSNGVTYQRVCFAARALRHHPQRPLDSGIVAAPWLSRAELAVQPQRWRSELVLRCIDDYLAGPTHGLSVIRD, encoded by the coding sequence ATGGACTGGAACCCCCATATCACCGTCGCCACCATCGTCGAGGACCGCGGTCGCTTCCTGCTGGTAGAGGAGCTCAAGGGCGGACGCCTGGTGCTCAACCAGCCCGCCGGCCATCTCGAAGCCGACGAAACCCTGCGCCAGGCCGCCGTACGCGAGACCCTCGAGGAAACCGGCTGGGAGGTCGAGCTGACCGGCGTGGTCGGCATCTACCTCTACACCGCACCGAGCAACGGCGTGACCTATCAACGCGTCTGCTTCGCCGCCCGAGCCCTTCGCCATCACCCGCAGCGCCCACTGGACAGCGGCATAGTCGCCGCCCCCTGGCTGAGCCGCGCCGAACTGGCCGTCCAGCCGCAACGCTGGCGCAGCGAACTGGTGCTGCGCTGCATCGATGACTACCTCGCCGGACCAACGCACGGCCTGAGCGTGATCCGCGACTGA
- a CDS encoding NADP-dependent isocitrate dehydrogenase: MPTRSKIIYTFTDEAPALATYSLLPIVEAFAASAGIAVETRDISLAGRILASFADQLGGEQRVEDDLAKLADLATTPDANIIKLPNISASVPQLKAAIAELQAQGYGIPDFPEDPQSDAEKDARARYAKVLGSAVNPVLREGNSDRRAPAAVKAYARKHPHSMGKWSMASQSHADYMRGGDFFSSEQSITMDQAGEVRIEFVDKRDQVEVKKQLALQEGEVFDSMFMSCRKLRDFFEKTLQDCKETGVMWSLHVKATMMKVSHPIVFGHAVSVYYKDVFDKYGELFKELGVNPNNGISSVYDKIKVLPASQQEEILQDIHACYSGRPEMAMVDSVKGITNLHIPSDVIVDASMPAMIRSSGQMWGKDGKLKDAKAVMPESTYARIYQEMINFCKTNGAFDPTTMGSVPNVGLMAQKAEEYGSHDKTFEMTADGTMRVVLADGTVLMQHEVEAGDIWRACQTKDAPIRDWVKLAVTRARQSGTPAIFWLDPERAHDRQLQKKVEAYLQEHDLTGLDIRMMGYNEAIRVSMERMIRGQDTISVTGNVLRDYLTDLFPIMELGTSAKMLSIVPLMAGGGMYETGAGGSAPKHVQQLIEENHLRWDSLGEFLALAVSLEETGIKTDNPKAKLLGKALDAATGRLLDNNKSPSRKTGELDNRGSHFYLALYWAQELAAQTEDAELQAQFTPLAKALTDNEESIVAELAAVQGQPVDIGGYYRADSQLASQVMRPSATFNAALAALA, from the coding sequence ATGCCCACCCGCTCGAAGATTATCTATACCTTCACCGACGAAGCCCCGGCCCTCGCCACCTACTCGCTTCTGCCCATCGTGGAAGCCTTTGCCGCCTCCGCTGGCATAGCCGTCGAAACTCGCGACATCTCTCTCGCTGGGCGCATCCTGGCCAGCTTTGCCGACCAACTGGGCGGCGAGCAGCGCGTCGAGGACGACCTCGCCAAGCTCGCGGACCTGGCCACCACGCCGGACGCCAACATCATCAAGCTGCCGAACATCAGCGCCTCGGTGCCCCAGCTCAAGGCCGCCATCGCCGAATTGCAGGCCCAGGGCTACGGCATCCCGGACTTCCCGGAAGACCCGCAGAGCGACGCCGAGAAGGACGCCCGCGCCCGTTACGCCAAGGTCCTCGGCAGCGCGGTCAACCCGGTTCTGCGCGAAGGCAACTCCGACCGCCGCGCCCCGGCGGCCGTCAAGGCCTATGCCCGCAAGCACCCGCACTCCATGGGCAAGTGGAGCATGGCCTCGCAGTCTCACGCCGACTACATGCGTGGCGGCGATTTCTTCTCCAGCGAGCAGTCCATCACCATGGACCAGGCCGGCGAGGTGCGCATCGAGTTCGTCGACAAGCGCGATCAGGTCGAAGTGAAGAAGCAGCTCGCCCTGCAGGAAGGCGAGGTGTTCGACAGCATGTTCATGAGCTGCCGCAAGCTGCGCGACTTCTTCGAAAAGACCCTGCAGGACTGCAAGGAAACCGGCGTGATGTGGTCGCTGCACGTCAAGGCGACCATGATGAAGGTGTCCCACCCCATCGTCTTCGGCCATGCCGTGAGCGTCTATTACAAGGACGTGTTCGATAAGTACGGCGAGCTGTTCAAAGAGCTGGGCGTGAACCCGAACAACGGCATCAGCAGCGTCTACGACAAGATCAAGGTGCTGCCGGCCTCGCAGCAGGAAGAGATCCTCCAGGACATCCACGCCTGCTACAGCGGCCGCCCGGAAATGGCCATGGTCGACTCGGTCAAGGGCATCACCAACCTGCACATCCCCAGCGACGTGATCGTCGACGCCTCGATGCCGGCCATGATCCGCAGCTCCGGGCAGATGTGGGGCAAGGACGGCAAGCTGAAAGACGCCAAGGCCGTCATGCCGGAAAGCACCTATGCGCGCATCTACCAGGAGATGATCAACTTCTGCAAGACCAACGGCGCGTTCGACCCGACCACCATGGGCAGCGTGCCGAACGTCGGCCTGATGGCGCAGAAGGCCGAGGAGTACGGTTCCCACGACAAGACCTTCGAAATGACCGCCGACGGCACCATGCGCGTGGTCCTGGCCGACGGCACCGTGCTGATGCAGCACGAGGTGGAAGCCGGCGACATCTGGCGCGCCTGCCAGACCAAGGACGCGCCGATCCGCGACTGGGTCAAGCTGGCCGTCACCCGTGCCCGCCAATCCGGCACCCCGGCCATCTTCTGGCTCGACCCGGAGCGCGCCCACGATCGTCAGCTGCAGAAGAAGGTCGAGGCCTACCTGCAGGAGCACGACCTCACCGGCCTGGACATCCGCATGATGGGCTACAACGAGGCCATCCGCGTCAGCATGGAGCGCATGATCCGCGGCCAGGACACCATCTCCGTGACCGGCAACGTGCTGCGCGACTACCTGACCGATCTGTTCCCGATCATGGAGCTGGGCACCTCGGCCAAGATGCTCTCCATCGTGCCGCTGATGGCCGGCGGCGGCATGTACGAGACCGGCGCCGGCGGTTCGGCCCCCAAGCACGTGCAGCAGCTGATCGAAGAGAACCACCTGCGCTGGGATTCGCTCGGCGAGTTCCTGGCCCTGGCGGTATCGCTGGAGGAGACCGGCATCAAGACCGACAACCCGAAAGCCAAGCTGCTGGGCAAGGCCCTGGATGCCGCCACCGGCCGCCTGCTCGACAACAACAAGTCGCCGTCGCGCAAGACCGGGGAGCTGGACAACCGTGGCAGCCACTTCTACCTGGCGCTCTACTGGGCCCAGGAGCTGGCCGCCCAGACCGAAGACGCCGAGCTGCAGGCGCAGTTCACCCCGCTGGCCAAGGCCCTGACCGACAACGAGGAAAGCATCGTCGCCGAACTCGCCGCCGTCCAAGGCCAACCGGTGGACATCGGTGGCTACTACCGTGCCGACTCGCAGCTGGCCAGCCAGGTGATGCGCCCGAGCGCCACCTTCAACGCCGCCCTGGCGGCCCTGGCGTAA